A stretch of Pseudomonadota bacterium DNA encodes these proteins:
- a CDS encoding DNA repair exonuclease, with the protein MVSPPPLPIKPSLRICHLADVHLGYRRYNRLSKGGINQREADVNVAFQEAITRIISLKPDVTIIAGDLFHAVRPSNTVVTFCFRQLRRLAKESGRPVVIVGGNHETPKRADTGSVLQLFSEIDGVYVADATLETFTFKEQSLAVTCLPHAAIIGRDKLELRADDRFNHNVLVVHAQVNEKWISDFGGAELELKALSPHEWDYIALGHVHIQRAVGLNAAYSGSIEHTSANIWGESSELKGFLEVRLPGAKRTFHPLTSPREVVVLPPIDATDLEPQALSTRIADLSASMAGGLDGKIVRLAIHNVSRETYRNLDHREIRALRAKALNLTLDIVFSTVRPDLERLGKPGKGLLKEQLIEFSKSCAVPGVSSDEISEVLGSYLSKVEAKYEAS; encoded by the coding sequence ATGGTTTCCCCTCCACCCCTGCCTATAAAGCCCTCCCTGCGTATCTGCCACCTGGCCGATGTGCACCTCGGGTATCGCCGCTATAATAGGCTCTCCAAGGGGGGGATTAACCAACGTGAGGCTGACGTTAACGTAGCCTTTCAGGAGGCGATTACCCGTATAATCTCCCTGAAGCCAGATGTTACCATTATAGCTGGCGATCTATTTCATGCGGTCCGTCCATCTAATACGGTTGTTACGTTTTGCTTTAGGCAGCTACGTCGCCTCGCAAAAGAGAGCGGCAGGCCGGTTGTTATCGTTGGTGGTAACCACGAAACCCCGAAGCGGGCTGATACCGGCTCGGTGCTGCAACTCTTTAGCGAGATAGATGGGGTTTATGTAGCAGATGCTACACTTGAGACCTTTACCTTTAAGGAGCAGAGCCTCGCTGTAACCTGTCTTCCGCACGCCGCTATTATAGGGCGCGACAAGCTCGAATTACGGGCAGATGATCGCTTTAATCATAACGTGCTGGTTGTGCATGCACAGGTCAATGAAAAATGGATAAGCGACTTTGGTGGCGCAGAGCTTGAGCTCAAGGCGCTCTCCCCACATGAGTGGGACTATATCGCACTAGGGCATGTGCATATTCAACGTGCGGTTGGTCTTAACGCCGCGTACTCGGGCTCAATTGAGCACACCTCCGCTAATATCTGGGGCGAGTCCAGCGAGCTCAAAGGTTTTCTTGAAGTTCGGCTCCCCGGAGCCAAGCGCACATTTCATCCACTAACCTCACCACGCGAGGTGGTTGTATTGCCCCCTATCGATGCTACGGATCTTGAACCGCAGGCGCTTAGCACAAGGATAGCCGATCTCTCTGCCAGTATGGCGGGTGGGCTTGATGGTAAGATAGTGCGTCTTGCTATTCACAACGTGTCGCGTGAGACCTATAGAAATCTCGATCATAGGGAGATCCGGGCACTGCGCGCCAAGGCGCTTAACCTAACCCTTGATATAGTTTTTTCAACCGTGCGACCCGATCTTGAACGGTTAGGTAAGCCTGGCAAGGGGCTGCTTAAGGAGCAGTTAATTGAGTTCAGTAAGAGCTGTGCGGTTCCCGGGGTCTCTTCGGATGAGATCTCAGA
- a CDS encoding acyl-CoA dehydrogenase family protein — MTIQSPDPLIIETIERVCRAEIHKYQDERFYNTVPRPLFRAFGDAGLAGLSVPESYGGISASATTCAAAFETISRYDLGPAIFLSVHTMVSRLITGHGTLQQKQELLPKIAAGELLCAFALTEPHAGSDSQALTTTATRNGDSYLLTGSKCYISSAGFADLYIVCAKTADTAGSGISAFIVPSSTPGLTIGNPERKMGGELSPIASLFFDQAPLPASALLGPLHHGFKVALSGLTSGRVNIAACANGLSAAAIESALKHLNTRQQFGHPLADFQGLQFMVADMYVKLEAARLLTLKAAEDLDATHTAGVNNKLNTKLSASVAKCFATDTAMAITTDAVQLLGGAGYLKDYAVERYMREAKMLQIVEGTNQIQRMIIAQEILADTN; from the coding sequence ATGACCATACAAAGCCCCGATCCCCTTATTATTGAAACCATCGAGCGTGTCTGCCGCGCTGAGATCCATAAGTATCAAGATGAGCGCTTCTATAATACCGTACCGCGCCCCCTCTTTCGGGCCTTTGGCGATGCGGGGCTAGCGGGCCTCTCAGTTCCAGAGAGCTACGGCGGCATCTCAGCCTCTGCAACTACCTGTGCGGCCGCGTTTGAGACGATCTCTCGCTACGATCTGGGGCCTGCTATCTTCCTCTCAGTTCATACGATGGTGTCTAGGCTTATTACAGGTCACGGTACACTACAGCAGAAACAGGAGCTGCTGCCCAAGATCGCTGCGGGCGAGCTGCTGTGCGCATTCGCCCTAACTGAACCGCACGCCGGGTCAGATTCACAGGCCCTTACGACCACAGCAACTAGGAATGGGGACTCCTACCTCCTAACTGGAAGCAAATGCTACATCTCAAGCGCTGGATTTGCTGACCTATATATCGTTTGTGCAAAGACCGCCGATACTGCAGGCTCCGGCATCTCTGCCTTTATAGTGCCTAGCTCAACACCTGGGCTAACGATCGGCAACCCAGAGAGGAAGATGGGGGGTGAGCTTTCACCGATCGCTTCCCTCTTTTTTGATCAAGCGCCCCTGCCGGCCTCCGCTCTCTTGGGCCCCCTGCACCACGGCTTTAAGGTCGCCCTCTCTGGTCTAACAAGTGGGCGAGTCAATATCGCAGCGTGCGCAAACGGACTATCTGCCGCAGCGATCGAAAGCGCGCTCAAGCACCTCAATACGCGTCAACAGTTCGGGCACCCCCTAGCTGACTTTCAGGGGCTACAGTTTATGGTGGCCGATATGTATGTAAAACTTGAGGCGGCAAGGCTCCTCACACTTAAAGCAGCCGAGGATCTTGATGCTACGCATACTGCAGGGGTTAATAATAAGCTTAATACTAAGCTCTCTGCCTCTGTCGCTAAATGTTTTGCTACCGACACTGCAATGGCTATCACGACCGATGCGGTGCAGTTGCTTGGGGGTGCGGGCTACCTCAAGGATTATGCGGTTGAACGCTATATGCGTGAGGCCAAGATGCTGCAGATAGTTGAGGGCACGAACCAGATTCAGCGTATGATTATCGCACAAGAGATCCTGGCCGACACAAATTAA